Proteins from one Desulfonema limicola genomic window:
- a CDS encoding dynamin family protein, which translates to MTRWDRFEQRKDNIEAACDFFKETEDIDRQYDRQEKGRTSKFKELRSALDSKEIKIVVVGEFGRGKSMLLNALMGLELLPTAFEQTTAINAFIQKVPSGREPYVKILFQDGKFEELPFEKNVIRQWGTELDKENSDLRLKLERIEVYADNELLKNNVILIDTPGFRGVLPRHEDIARQAMNESHVAIWLQSVEQLGGNIQEWEFMNELLSPNFNKFITIVNKWDMIYAEADENKISKEQYSLERLEGVKNNFLKFCTLSEKEISVLVSSKNLMGVSAKWALSNDPVKQEKSNIQKLADRIQEMCTSGEGQEQILIKPLKHLEQIQKKLKSDIESELKELENPRDLDTLSAEKGKVDFEIRNLELERKEIEAESRHEHNQTAAEYAKDIQHTLVMPLKNLKNELEQHITEHYIRRQIQLGVKKIELPENVKEHYEYVSQKIAEQWRSTKDELLKVLDDLRAGFSKQMGQISERLSHAFQETSFNIPKLDLNLNINLDIIHNYQTLMLQLETQLEDIENEKEEIEKQIEIEKINREELRKKIMELEQRKRSVLKQSEILGPQPSPIKWTEQKVEKGIWRNTTYPVEVTDDSNVKEWEKRKAELAGIESNKELEIQRIIQEESEKRGYEITREFAIKKLEKKLFKIKKAIDEYRENLGKEESQIISETLDRMKKATINKVDNMIHSMENKTAQSIEKIFQEQLDALIQCVQEQYADRLETRKKQLESVEHQIRQGKESITNKKNELNTLINRLDILLTNTNDLFKQVTEVNYA; encoded by the coding sequence ATGACAAGATGGGACAGGTTTGAACAGCGTAAAGACAATATTGAAGCAGCATGTGATTTTTTTAAAGAAACAGAAGATATTGACCGGCAGTATGACAGGCAGGAAAAAGGACGTACCAGTAAATTTAAAGAATTAAGGTCAGCCCTGGATTCAAAGGAAATCAAGATTGTTGTTGTCGGGGAATTCGGCAGGGGTAAATCCATGCTTTTAAATGCTTTGATGGGACTTGAACTTTTGCCCACTGCTTTTGAACAGACAACAGCAATAAATGCTTTTATTCAAAAAGTGCCTTCAGGCAGAGAACCTTATGTAAAGATACTTTTCCAGGATGGAAAATTTGAAGAACTCCCTTTTGAAAAAAATGTGATTCGGCAATGGGGTACAGAGTTAGACAAAGAAAATTCTGATTTGCGTTTGAAATTAGAGCGAATTGAAGTTTATGCAGATAACGAGCTTTTAAAGAACAATGTTATTTTGATTGATACCCCTGGATTTAGAGGAGTTCTTCCCAGGCATGAAGATATTGCCCGTCAGGCAATGAATGAATCCCATGTTGCAATATGGCTTCAGTCAGTTGAACAATTAGGCGGCAATATACAGGAATGGGAATTTATGAATGAGCTTTTAAGCCCTAATTTCAATAAATTTATAACCATTGTTAATAAATGGGATATGATTTATGCAGAAGCTGATGAAAATAAAATATCCAAAGAACAATACAGCCTGGAAAGATTGGAAGGAGTTAAAAACAATTTCCTGAAATTCTGCACTTTGTCTGAAAAGGAAATCTCTGTTTTAGTCAGCAGCAAAAATCTCATGGGAGTCAGTGCAAAATGGGCTTTGTCTAATGACCCTGTTAAACAGGAAAAATCAAATATCCAAAAATTAGCAGACCGGATTCAGGAAATGTGTACAAGCGGGGAAGGACAAGAGCAGATATTGATAAAACCCCTCAAACATCTTGAACAGATACAGAAAAAACTGAAATCAGATATTGAATCTGAACTCAAAGAACTGGAAAATCCCAGGGATTTGGATACTCTTTCAGCAGAAAAAGGAAAAGTTGATTTTGAAATAAGGAATCTGGAACTGGAAAGAAAAGAGATTGAAGCAGAATCCAGGCATGAACATAATCAAACCGCAGCCGAATATGCCAAAGATATTCAGCACACCCTGGTCATGCCGTTAAAGAACTTAAAAAATGAATTAGAACAGCATATTACTGAACACTATATCCGCAGGCAGATACAACTGGGGGTTAAGAAAATTGAACTGCCGGAAAATGTGAAAGAACACTATGAATATGTTTCTCAAAAGATTGCTGAACAATGGCGCAGTACAAAAGATGAACTTTTAAAAGTTCTGGATGATTTGCGTGCAGGCTTTTCAAAACAGATGGGACAGATTTCCGAAAGATTGTCCCATGCTTTCCAGGAAACCAGTTTTAACATTCCAAAACTGGATTTAAATTTAAACATAAACCTGGATATTATCCATAATTATCAGACCCTGATGCTTCAGCTTGAAACACAGCTTGAAGATATTGAAAATGAAAAAGAGGAAATAGAAAAACAGATTGAAATAGAAAAAATTAACAGAGAGGAACTTAGAAAAAAAATTATGGAACTTGAGCAGCGTAAAAGATCCGTCCTGAAACAGAGTGAAATTCTCGGTCCCCAGCCTTCGCCAATAAAATGGACAGAACAAAAGGTTGAAAAAGGAATCTGGCGCAATACAACATATCCAGTTGAGGTAACAGATGACAGCAATGTAAAGGAATGGGAAAAAAGAAAAGCGGAACTTGCCGGGATAGAATCAAATAAGGAACTTGAAATACAAAGGATTATTCAGGAAGAATCTGAAAAAAGAGGATATGAAATTACCAGGGAATTTGCCATAAAAAAGCTTGAAAAAAAATTGTTCAAAATAAAAAAAGCAATAGATGAGTATCGAGAAAATCTTGGGAAAGAAGAGAGCCAGATAATTTCAGAGACTCTTGACAGGATGAAAAAAGCAACAATTAACAAAGTTGATAACATGATTCATTCAATGGAAAATAAAACTGCCCAGTCAATTGAAAAAATCTTTCAAGAACAATTAGACGCACTGATTCAATGCGTTCAGGAACAATATGCAGACCGTCTTGAAACCAGGAAAAAACAACTGGAAAGCGTTGAACACCAGATCAGACAGGGTAAGGAATCAATTACAAACAAGAAAAATGAATTAAATACTTTAATCAACAGGCTTGATATTTTATTGACAAACACAAACGATCTTTTCAAACAAGTTACGGAGGTAAATTATGCCTGA
- a CDS encoding dynamin family protein, with translation MPELNIAEISESLPESLKEEWYRLVSETIENNKKLLVCLLGTFSVGKSSLINMLINKDILPRALNETTTLPTFVEYCPKLEMRLTDSSGNIQHTDIETFQKAIVSKGEPGSFAALGIPESWLEEIFLVDLPGTGSTEKAKADFTKAQIKTADVIIYMIFPRGLSQDDLHLLKYIQGLGKKIIILAAQWDRVEQAGENKEQIPDLQEWEKTIHEYTGIQTSIIPSSKTGIGREKILEILSDLGRKHQEIRINRFHAMAVPLLNRAIEIFEQEKRFLNSEISEKAQSLRTEIKEKHELLLKLRKEMHSQESAARQNMKDEIEELKADITEKLKHKLEEFKTELLENPGKHEWEFFITGSNQYADQLTGEAALQFRQVYKKFGEPPVIDEEFKPLHFQFPRPRSFDSDNILYESQLKYLGDQIDSLVHEVAQGRQNLPDTIDKTKQKELTAQIQALHRDIQQIENTTVPVIQQETARSNMGRFIGRIIGEAADIGLMFIAPEMIGTKIASYVGKSSKILKIPVSASKTAEIVSKGVKALQVTHQGMLYARNKIEKTPTEHVIEKTQILEKLCLGYWGERIGGFLDPKSKTVWTPDPEFLHQKNNALIEYQVQLHNVQREFVETQREIDEKEMTQFQINSREKQLERLKNEKQELERKISIQKQEDQKKAEKQFHDSIKRMADQAVSSFIYTFDKKTYHMLNLLNETFKNYWQEEIKKAMDEHEAQLYSLEKSLKMVPDERRKKYENIAIKLNALKNQISAVKN, from the coding sequence ATGCCTGAATTGAATATTGCAGAAATTTCAGAATCCCTGCCCGAATCTCTTAAAGAAGAATGGTACAGGCTTGTTTCTGAAACAATTGAAAACAACAAAAAGCTTTTAGTATGCCTTTTGGGAACTTTTTCCGTGGGGAAAAGCAGCTTGATTAATATGCTGATTAATAAAGATATTCTGCCCAGGGCATTGAACGAAACCACTACCCTGCCGACCTTTGTTGAATACTGTCCCAAGCTGGAAATGAGACTGACGGATTCTTCGGGAAATATCCAGCATACTGACATTGAAACATTTCAAAAAGCCATAGTCTCTAAAGGCGAGCCTGGAAGTTTTGCAGCTCTGGGTATTCCTGAATCCTGGCTTGAAGAAATTTTTCTTGTAGATTTACCAGGAACAGGCTCAACTGAAAAAGCAAAAGCTGATTTTACAAAGGCCCAGATTAAAACCGCTGATGTTATTATTTACATGATTTTTCCCAGGGGATTGAGTCAGGATGATTTGCATTTATTAAAATATATTCAAGGACTTGGAAAAAAGATAATCATACTGGCAGCACAATGGGACAGGGTTGAACAGGCAGGGGAAAATAAAGAACAGATTCCTGATTTACAGGAATGGGAAAAAACAATTCATGAATATACAGGTATTCAAACCAGTATTATTCCCAGTTCAAAAACCGGTATCGGCAGAGAAAAAATATTGGAGATTTTAAGTGATCTTGGCAGAAAACATCAGGAAATAAGGATAAATCGTTTTCACGCCATGGCAGTTCCTTTATTAAACAGGGCCATTGAAATATTTGAGCAGGAAAAACGATTTTTAAATTCTGAGATTAGCGAAAAAGCCCAGTCTCTAAGAACAGAAATTAAAGAAAAACATGAACTGCTGTTAAAGCTCCGAAAAGAGATGCATTCACAGGAATCAGCAGCGCGTCAGAACATGAAGGATGAAATAGAAGAGCTGAAAGCTGATATTACAGAAAAATTAAAGCATAAACTGGAAGAATTTAAAACAGAACTCCTTGAAAATCCTGGTAAACATGAGTGGGAATTTTTTATAACAGGGAGCAATCAATATGCTGACCAGCTTACAGGCGAGGCAGCCCTCCAGTTTCGCCAGGTTTATAAAAAATTTGGTGAACCTCCTGTTATTGACGAGGAATTTAAACCTCTGCATTTTCAATTCCCGCGTCCCCGGTCTTTTGATTCTGACAATATTCTTTATGAAAGCCAGCTTAAATATCTTGGAGATCAAATTGACAGCCTGGTACATGAAGTTGCACAGGGCAGACAAAATCTTCCTGATACAATTGATAAAACTAAGCAGAAAGAATTGACGGCTCAAATCCAGGCTCTTCACAGGGATATTCAGCAGATTGAAAATACGACTGTTCCTGTAATTCAGCAGGAAACTGCAAGAAGCAATATGGGCAGGTTTATTGGCAGGATTATTGGTGAAGCAGCAGATATTGGTCTTATGTTTATAGCACCGGAAATGATCGGCACAAAGATCGCCAGCTATGTTGGAAAAAGCTCAAAGATTTTAAAAATTCCTGTTTCTGCTTCCAAAACAGCCGAAATTGTTTCCAAAGGTGTAAAAGCCTTACAGGTTACTCATCAGGGTATGCTTTATGCCAGAAATAAGATTGAAAAAACCCCTACCGAACATGTTATTGAAAAAACTCAAATATTAGAAAAACTCTGCCTGGGTTACTGGGGTGAAAGAATTGGAGGCTTTTTAGACCCAAAGTCTAAAACAGTGTGGACACCTGACCCTGAATTTCTGCATCAAAAAAATAATGCACTTATTGAATACCAGGTTCAGCTTCATAATGTTCAGCGTGAATTTGTTGAAACCCAGAGAGAGATTGATGAAAAAGAGATGACTCAATTCCAGATAAACAGCCGTGAAAAACAACTGGAGCGGTTAAAGAATGAAAAGCAGGAGCTTGAACGTAAGATCAGCATACAAAAACAGGAAGATCAGAAAAAGGCGGAAAAGCAGTTCCATGACAGTATAAAAAGGATGGCAGATCAGGCAGTCAGCAGCTTTATTTATACATTTGACAAAAAGACTTATCATATGCTCAATCTGCTTAATGAAACATTTAAGAATTACTGGCAGGAAGAAATAAAAAAAGCAATGGACGAGCATGAAGCACAACTGTATTCCCTGGAAAAGAGTTTAAAAATGGTTCCTGACGAGCGCCGGAAAAAATATGAAAATATTGCAATAAAGCTTAATGCTTTAAAAAATCAAATCTCGGCTGTAAAAAATTGA
- a CDS encoding formylglycine-generating enzyme family protein yields MKENKPKFIDELLKNETLKEPLKEALILLAMKYDASYCFFEKAKEKLDIIDSLKSQILNSNQAFDKIHLKEKEMDSKITDLQKKVQELEQLKSDLANAQNLNSELSEQQKELKQKLKKLEKIQEKLEKKESKPEKLWQDPVTGMEFVYVPGGIFIMGDVFGDGEDREKPVHEVRLSSFYIGKYQVTQGQWQKVMGNNPSNFKKGDNYPVETVSWDDVQEFIKKLSGLNQGKCKFSLPTEAQWEYACRSGGKREKYPGGDNIDDFAWYDSNSGGSTHPVGQKKANGLGIHDMSGNVWEWCQDWYGNYSADAVTDPAGSQQGSNRVIRGGSWSYGAQNCRSAYRVNYSPSSRGSNLGFRLVLSQVSR; encoded by the coding sequence ATGAAAGAAAACAAACCAAAATTTATTGATGAACTGCTCAAAAATGAGACTTTAAAAGAACCTCTGAAAGAAGCGCTCATACTTTTGGCAATGAAGTATGATGCCAGCTATTGTTTTTTTGAAAAAGCCAAAGAAAAGCTTGATATTATTGATAGTTTAAAATCACAAATATTAAACAGCAATCAGGCTTTTGATAAAATTCATCTCAAAGAAAAAGAAATGGATTCAAAGATTACAGATTTGCAGAAAAAAGTTCAGGAACTTGAACAGTTAAAATCTGATCTTGCTAATGCTCAAAATTTGAATTCTGAATTATCGGAACAACAAAAAGAATTGAAACAAAAGCTGAAAAAACTGGAAAAAATTCAAGAAAAACTGGAGAAAAAGGAATCAAAACCTGAAAAACTATGGCAAGACCCGGTAACAGGAATGGAATTTGTTTATGTTCCAGGAGGAATTTTTATAATGGGTGATGTTTTTGGAGACGGCGAAGATCGTGAAAAACCTGTGCATGAAGTAAGGTTGAGCAGTTTTTACATAGGAAAATACCAGGTAACCCAGGGACAGTGGCAAAAAGTCATGGGGAATAATCCATCGAATTTCAAAAAAGGAGATAACTATCCAGTGGAAACAGTATCCTGGGATGATGTCCAGGAATTTATCAAAAAACTTTCTGGATTGAATCAAGGGAAATGCAAATTCAGCCTTCCCACAGAAGCCCAGTGGGAATATGCCTGCCGCAGCGGGGGGAAAAGGGAGAAGTATCCAGGAGGAGATAATATTGATGATTTTGCCTGGTATGACAGCAACTCTGGAGGATCAACTCATCCAGTGGGACAGAAAAAGGCAAACGGTCTTGGCATACATGACATGAGCGGGAACGTTTGGGAGTGGTGTCAGGACTGGTATGGAAATTATTCTGCTGATGCTGTTACTGATCCTGCTGGTTCCCAACAAGGCTCGAACCGGGTTATACGCGGCGGCTCGTGGAGCTACGGCGCGCAGAACTGCCGGTCGGCCTACCGCGTCAACTACTCCCCGTCCAGCAGGGGCAGCAACCTCGGGTTCCGGCTTGTCCTTTCCCAGGTCAGCAGGTGA